TTATTCAGCTTATATCTACACTCTCgcgcacacatcagtcgtctagttgtggagagagctccctctgctctcgctctctctccttaaatagggcgcggtcactgggaagacacacaaacacattaattaacgacaggtgtagtgattctgccacttaccttccctgactccgccctcctgtcacagaccgatgcttgaccacgcccccgctgccacaaacgcattttagaaacaaaagcacgaacggagttaaaacacgttttctagcaaatgggcgcagccatattgctttctcattctatcgcgtacagtctcgcggtatttacatcaatttaatttccgagtgttcccgaatgataACGAGAACAAActaagccgacgaaaacatcgctaaacaagcaaaccaaatcagaacgtattctgctggtcattttacttaaacatatttttaacggatatacaagagatttaaaaaaaaacaaacactttggctagaaaaatagcggaattccgctaaatagcagaCGTCTGAGATCCctggcaaaaaaataaataaatgcaatcaATGGTCTAATTTTAAACACTGCGAAAAGTTTACATATACTGCCTTCCACAAAAAGTCAAGATAAATATAAAATGAAATATACCTTTCAAAATATAGATTAATTCCAGgaaaaacagtaataaacaaacaTAATTTGACAACTTGAAAACATGCAATGTCTGAGTTCATGCACTCGTGCGtcttaaatgtaactgaataaatGTGTTGCCTCTCTTTAAGCAGTGATTCTACTTTTCTCTGGTGCGAATGCACAGGTAAATGCAAAGAAGACCCTATTGACAAACGCTTTCCACACTGTCAGGAGTGATGAGGcttctgtactgtgtgaatgcgctggtgttgttggagattccacttttgagtaaaactctttccacactgtgagcagtgatatggcttctcccctgtgtgaatgcgctggtgttgttggagatgaatcTGTtgggtaaaactctttccacactgtgagcagtgatatggcttctctcccgtgtgaatgcgctggtgtaactGAAGAGAACACttgtgagtaaaactctttccacattgtgagcagtgatatggcttctctcctgtgtgaatgcgctggtgttgttggagatgactctttaCAGTAAAACtcattccacactgtgagcagtgatatggcttctctcctgtgtgaatgcgctggtgtgactGAAGAGTACACttgtgagtaaaactctttccacactgtgagcagtgatatggcttctctcctgtgtgaatgcgctggtgttgttggagataatgcttttgagtaaaactcttcccacactgtgagcagtgatatggcttctctcctgtgtgaatgcgctggtgttgttggagattactctTTACAGTAAAACtcattccacactgtgagcagtgatatggcttctctcctgtgtgaatgcgctggtgtgactGAAGAGTACACttgtgagtaaaactctttccacattgtgagcagtgatatggcttctctcctgtgtgaatgcgctgatgtTGTTGGAGATAATGcttctgagtaaaactctttccacactgtgagcaatgatacggcttctctcctgtgtgaatgcgctggtgttgttggagataatgcttttgagtaaaactctttccacattgtgagcagtgataaagcttctctcctgtgtgaatgcgctggtgttgttggagataatgcttttgagtaaaactctttccacactgtgagcagtgatatggcttctctcctgtgtgaatgtgctggtgtttttggagatgagTCTGTtgggtaaaactctttccacactgtgagcaatgatacggcttctctcctgtgtgaatgtgctggtgtttttggagatgagtcttttgggtaaaactctttccacactgtgagcaatgatacggcttctctcctgtgtgaatgcgctgatgaTTTTGGAGATAATGcttttgagtaaaactctttccacactgtgagcaatgatacggcttctctcctgtgtgaatgcgctggtgacgCTGAAGATCACCCTGTagaataaaactctttccacactgtgagcagtgatatggcttctcccctgtgtgaatgcgctggtgttgttggagatgactctgatgagtaaaactctttccacactgggagcagtgatatggcctctctcctgtgtgaatgcgctggtgttgttggagattactATAATTAGTAaacctctttccacactgtgagcagtgatatggcctctctcctgtgtgaatgcgctggtgacgCTGAAGATAAATCTGTagaataaaactctttccacactgtgagcagtgatatggcttctgacctctgtgaatgcgctggtgttgttgcagATTACGCTGATGAGTAAAATTTTTTCCACACTGGGAGCATTGATATGGCTCCTCTCCTGGGTGAACTTGTTCATGTTGTTGAGCACTCCGATGACCAAAATTTGTTCCATGTCCTGAGCAATGGTAAATTTCCTTTTGGTCATCATTGTTAGAAGTGTCAGAACTGAGAGTATCAGATGACGTTGGCTGACTACTGAAGCCTTTGGAGGGGATCTGAAGACCGTGTTTAACATCTCCCAATTCGTATGGCTTCAAATACTCTTCATAGTAGCATCTCTGGATGTGTTTGTCTAGGTAAATGTGGGGTGATTAGGAAATGTTGTTTCATGTTGTGCAGGAAAAGAACTGCAACAGAGAGTTGTTTACTTCTGGACAAGTGAAAGAACAAAAATTTCAAAAAGTGAACATGATTAGAACAATTAGATTATAAAACGTAATATTATCCCAACGTAAAGGAATGGTAACGTAAACGTAAAGGTTAAATAAAACCAATCAAAATTCTACAAGAATGAAGATTTACTAATCTGTAATTCAAATAACCAGCAACAAAGAATAAAGGGACCTGGGAATGGATTTCTTTGTCTACAATTTCACAAGGCTCAGGGTCACCAGCAGGGACTACAGACGGCTGTTGGTGATTTCTAGGATGAACATATCTACTTAAGTGACACTCCACTTGATGCAAATCACACAGTTCATCAAACAGTTACCACTTCTCTGAAGTTAACTCCTGCCATGAAAACAAGTCAGCCACCAGATGGTTTAGCACAGCGAAGTAAACAGCACAGAACAAAGTAAAGTGGGACAGGTCAGTATGTGCCATACCAGATTAGAGAAGCTCACAGATCCTGTATCTTACATCATCAGAATAATGCAGTTCTGCAGTCCTCAAAGGAACTATTTCAATGTCAAATAATCCTCAACAGCAGCTTTAGCCAGCTTCTGAGGTGCTGAgaccaaacaaaaaacacaacattTAAGAGCTAAGCTAAAGGAGCCTCTATTGAGGAATACTGGTAGATTCAATAAGGTGCTGGAACAGCCCAATGGGTTTGAGTGGCCAAAAAGTTTGTTTTTACATACTGATTTATGTACAGACTATATCGTTTAGTTTAATTTGCTTATTAATTTAAATTATACCCCAATTTAATAAAATTCAATTCTGTGAAATTTTGTGAAACTGTCAATTCATATTAATAGAATTTATTAAAGAAGTAAGCcaacataaatacataaattaagATGGATAAGACCAGTCATTTAGTTAAGAGAGAAATGCAAGTGTATAAAAAAGGGACACACTGCAATTGTTCAGATGGTGTACCAGCCAGTTTTATTTGTACCAAGTGAacaataatggcccttttccactaccctttttcagctcacttcagctcgcttcagctcacttcagcccaacacggctcgcgtttcgactaccaaaaaccagcacgactcagctcgtttcagccctgcttagcccctaaaactcgcaccgttttggagtggggctgaagcgagccaaaccgtgccgactgaggctgggggcgtgagcagacactcccctgtgcactgattggtgaggaggagtgtcctcacatgcccacacaagccccgcgagcgcgctgggatctgtaaacaccgcaaacccggaagaataataattatgaattacgagaatttctgaagccttatgcgcctcgcctcatctatacgctcttgccagtatctgttggcgttgtcggtgacaacaagccacagcaccaagaccagcaacactaacgactccatgtcctccatgtttattgtttactatccgggtcgtgagactaccgcttaaaagctcactgaatcagtgacatacagagcatcgtggacgagttcgcggagcgcaaggctcgtcgtatgcccttcaaataatgcgcgcagtaggctattgatgttttattatgagccatgtacagtatgtcgcctaatgtttttttgtttctgagttacatgttcgtttgaaggacttaatgtacaaaataacatagttgcaccccggagtgttgaaattggtaaacacagtgcattcagtgaggtttgcaccgccctccttttatttctgactcttcctgtcactgttgcaacctctgagcgctcattcgtatgcccttcaaataatgtgcgcagtaggctattgatgttttattatgagccatgtacagtatcctaatgttttttgtttctgagttacatgttcgtttgaaggacttgatgt
The Neoarius graeffei isolate fNeoGra1 chromosome 8, fNeoGra1.pri, whole genome shotgun sequence genome window above contains:
- the LOC132890962 gene encoding zinc finger protein 850-like isoform X4, producing the protein MSSAGDRQCSSRTSQAPDPSQLYEDVKIEISDGGTSEVSGICVKKEETLELNIYNHGNNFENPPEVLSIKEEDPDNKDYLYTNIQRCHDEYSKPCKSGDNKHDLRLPSKGSSSQPTSSDTLTSDNSNSDEQKETHHCSERGTNFGHQNALQQHEQVHTGEKPYHCSQCGKSFNHHGTLLRHQRIHTGEKPYQCSRCGKLFTQKSHLQQHQRIHTREKSHHCSQCGMSFTHQSALLRHQRIHTREKPHHCSQCGMSFTHQSALLQHQRIHTGEKPYHCSQCGKLFTQKSHLLRHQRIHTGEKPHHCSQCGKSFIQKGHLREHQRIHTGEKPHHCSQCGKSFTRFVNAQQHEQVHPGEEPYQCSQCGKNFTHQRNLQQHQRIHRGQKPYHCSQCGKSFILQIYLQRHQRIHTGERPYHCSQCGKRFTNYSNLQQHQRIHTGERPYHCSQCGKSFTHQSHLQQHQRIHTGEKPYHCSQCGKSFILQGDLQRHQRIHTGEKPYHCSQCGKSFTQKHYLQNHQRIHTGEKPYHCSQCGKSFTQKTHLQKHQHIHTGEKPYHCSQCGKSFTQQTHLQKHQHIHTGEKPYHCSQCGKSFTQKHYLQQHQRIHTGEKLYHCSQCGKSFTQKHYLQQHQRIHTGEKPYHCSQCGKSFTQKHYLQQHQRIHTGEKPYHCSQCGKSFTHKCTLQSHQRIHTGEKPYHCSQCGMSFTVKSNLQQHQRIHTGEKPYHCSQCGKSFTQKHYLQQHQRIHTGEKPYHCSQCGKSFTHKCTLQSHQRIHTGEKPYHCSQCGMSFTVKSHLQQHQRIHTGEKPYHCSQCGKSFTHKCSLQLHQRIHTGEKPYHCSQCGKSFTQQIHLQQHQRIHTGEKPYHCSQCGKSFTQKWNLQQHQRIHTVQKPHHS
- the LOC132890962 gene encoding zinc finger protein 260-like isoform X3 — translated: MGVPDRARQTLPPELEIRKSGIPDAGLGVFNKGKTVPVGAHFGPYQGELVDIEKAMNSRYSWVICRSRQCEEYIDATREMHANWMRYVNCARNDEEQNLVAFQYRGGILYRCCRPINPEQELLVWYDEEYAKELSPAFHKLWNKKCSMNDKHIQRCYYEEYLKPYELGDVKHGLQIPSKGFSSQPTSSDTLSSDTSNNDDQKEIYHCSGHGTNFGHRSAQQHEQVHPGEEPYQCSQCGKNFTHQRNLQQHQRIHRGQKPYHCSQCGKSFILQIYLQRHQRIHTGERPYHCSQCGKRFTNYSNLQQHQRIHTGERPYHCSQCGKSFTHQSHLQQHQRIHTGEKPYHCSQCGKSFILQGDLQRHQRIHTGEKPYHCSQCGKSFTQKHYLQNHQRIHTGEKPYHCSQCGKSFTQKTHLQKHQHIHTGEKPYHCSQCGKSFTQQTHLQKHQHIHTGEKPYHCSQCGKSFTQKHYLQQHQRIHTGEKLYHCSQCGKSFTQKHYLQQHQRIHTGEKPYHCSQCGKSFTQKHYLQQHQRIHTGEKPYHCSQCGKSFTHKCTLQSHQRIHTGEKPYHCSQCGMSFTVKSNLQQHQRIHTGEKPYHCSQCGKSFTQKHYLQQHQRIHTGEKPYHCSQCGKSFTHKCTLQSHQRIHTGEKPYHCSQCGMSFTVKSHLQQHQRIHTGEKPYHCSQCGKSFTHKCSLQLHQRIHTGEKPYHCSQCGKSFTQQIHLQQHQRIHTGEKPYHCSQCGKSFTQKWNLQQHQRIHTVQKPHHS
- the LOC132890962 gene encoding zinc finger protein 420-like isoform X2, whose translation is MSSAGNRQCSSRTSQSPDLSQISDGGTSEVSGVCVKKEETLELNIYNHENNLKTPPEVLSIKEEDPDNKDYLYCEVCKSFFFHKCELHGPPLFIPDTPVLMGVPDRARQTLPPELEIRKSGIPDAGLGVFNKGKTVPVGAHFGPYQGELVDIEKAMNSRYSWVICRSRQCEEYIDATREMHANWMRYVNCARNDEEQNLVAFQYRGGILYRCCRPINPEQELLVWYDEEYAKELSPAFHKLWNKKCSMNDKHIQRCYYEEYLKPYELGDVKHGLQIPSKGFSSQPTSSDTLSSDTSNNDDQKEIYHCSGHGTNFGHRSAQQHEQVHPGEEPYQCSQCGKNFTHQRNLQQHQRIHRGQKPYHCSQCGKSFILQIYLQRHQRIHTGERPYHCSQCGKRFTNYSNLQQHQRIHTGERPYHCSQCGKSFTHQSHLQQHQRIHTGEKPYHCSQCGKSFILQGDLQRHQRIHTGEKPYHCSQCGKSFTQKHYLQNHQRIHTGEKPYHCSQCGKSFTQKTHLQKHQHIHTGEKPYHCSQCGKSFTQQTHLQKHQHIHTGEKPYHCSQCGKSFTQKHYLQQHQRIHTGEKLYHCSQCGKSFTQKHYLQQHQRIHTGEKPYHCSQCGKSFTQKHYLQQHQRIHTGEKPYHCSQCGKSFTHKCTLQSHQRIHTGEKPYHCSQCGMSFTVKSNLQQHQRIHTGEKPYHCSQCGKSFTQKHYLQQHQRIHTGEKPYHCSQCGKSFTHKCTLQSHQRIHTGEKPYHCSQCGMSFTVKSHLQQHQRIHTGEKPYHCSQCGKSFTHKCSLQLHQRIHTGEKPYHCSQCGKSFTQQIHLQQHQRIHTGEKPYHCSQCGKSFTQKWNLQQHQRIHTVQKPHHS
- the LOC132890962 gene encoding zinc finger protein 420-like isoform X1 produces the protein MSSAGNRQCSSRTSQSPDLSQLYEDVKIEISDGGTSEVSGVCVKKEETLELNIYNHENNLKTPPEVLSIKEEDPDNKDYLYCEVCKSFFFHKCELHGPPLFIPDTPVLMGVPDRARQTLPPELEIRKSGIPDAGLGVFNKGKTVPVGAHFGPYQGELVDIEKAMNSRYSWVICRSRQCEEYIDATREMHANWMRYVNCARNDEEQNLVAFQYRGGILYRCCRPINPEQELLVWYDEEYAKELSPAFHKLWNKKCSMNDKHIQRCYYEEYLKPYELGDVKHGLQIPSKGFSSQPTSSDTLSSDTSNNDDQKEIYHCSGHGTNFGHRSAQQHEQVHPGEEPYQCSQCGKNFTHQRNLQQHQRIHRGQKPYHCSQCGKSFILQIYLQRHQRIHTGERPYHCSQCGKRFTNYSNLQQHQRIHTGERPYHCSQCGKSFTHQSHLQQHQRIHTGEKPYHCSQCGKSFILQGDLQRHQRIHTGEKPYHCSQCGKSFTQKHYLQNHQRIHTGEKPYHCSQCGKSFTQKTHLQKHQHIHTGEKPYHCSQCGKSFTQQTHLQKHQHIHTGEKPYHCSQCGKSFTQKHYLQQHQRIHTGEKLYHCSQCGKSFTQKHYLQQHQRIHTGEKPYHCSQCGKSFTQKHYLQQHQRIHTGEKPYHCSQCGKSFTHKCTLQSHQRIHTGEKPYHCSQCGMSFTVKSNLQQHQRIHTGEKPYHCSQCGKSFTQKHYLQQHQRIHTGEKPYHCSQCGKSFTHKCTLQSHQRIHTGEKPYHCSQCGMSFTVKSHLQQHQRIHTGEKPYHCSQCGKSFTHKCSLQLHQRIHTGEKPYHCSQCGKSFTQQIHLQQHQRIHTGEKPYHCSQCGKSFTQKWNLQQHQRIHTVQKPHHS